A single genomic interval of Arthrobacter methylotrophus harbors:
- a CDS encoding 3'-5' exonuclease, with the protein MIPGLDFVAIDFELANPKHSSICQIGLVKVRDGQLGKTHTHYVMPPPGHQHFGDRQIAVHGITRRMIDGADGWDLMLPRLAAFAGDLPLVAHNVTAERSMIRQTSEAAGLVPPDFTYYCTQRAAQLHIPEQGPFRLNVLVEKLGLPPLQHHDAGEDAAAAAHLAVKLSEITGISDVHELFPMMKPSPATKKAWKKF; encoded by the coding sequence TTGATACCCGGACTGGACTTTGTCGCGATCGACTTCGAGCTCGCCAATCCGAAGCACTCCTCCATCTGCCAGATCGGCCTCGTGAAGGTCCGTGACGGCCAGCTTGGGAAGACACACACCCACTACGTGATGCCACCTCCCGGCCACCAGCACTTCGGAGACCGGCAGATCGCCGTGCACGGCATCACCCGCCGCATGATCGACGGCGCCGACGGCTGGGATCTCATGTTGCCCCGCCTGGCCGCCTTCGCCGGGGACCTGCCGTTGGTCGCCCATAACGTCACCGCCGAGCGGTCCATGATCCGTCAGACCTCCGAGGCCGCCGGTCTGGTCCCGCCTGACTTCACCTACTACTGCACCCAACGCGCAGCCCAGCTGCACATCCCCGAACAAGGCCCGTTCCGGCTCAACGTGCTCGTCGAGAAGCTTGGCCTTCCACCCTTGCAGCACCACGACGCCGGTGAAGATGCCGCCGCAGCCGCGCACCTGGCAGTTAAGCTTTCCGAAATCACCGGGATCTCCGACGTCCATGAGCTCTTCCCTATGATGAAGCCCTCACCGGCGACCAAGAAGGCGTG